The genomic region AAAAATCCCGGCCTGCAGAGATGCAGTGCCGGGATTTTTTTTAAGATCAAAAGATCGTCCGATCGCGGCCCGAGCCTTCGGCAGCTCCTACATTTGCAATGCATTTACCTGTAGGAGCTGCCGCAGGCTGCGATCTTTTGCTTTTAAGGGCGGCGTTGCCGCATCAGGTGTTTGAAGCCTTCAAAGACCAGCACCACAACCGCCAGCCAGATCGGAATGTATGTCAGCCATTCCCCGGACTTGATGCTCTCACCGAGCAACAACGCCACACCCAGCAACAGCACCGGCTCAACATAACTCAACAGGCCAAACAAACTGAACGGCAGCAAACGGCTGGCAATGATGTACACCACCAACGCCGAAGCACTGATCAATCCAAGCAATGGAATCAGCCACATCAGCCCCGGATATTGATCGAACACGGCCATGCCTTGTTCGCCGCCCTGCACGAACCAGTACGCGACCGGCAACATCAGGGTCATGTCGACCCACAGGCCGCCGAGGTTGTCGGTTTTCAGGAATTTGCGCAGCACGAAATACAGCGGGTAGCCCACCACGACCACCAGCGTCGCCCAGGAAAAGCCGCCGACCTGATACAGCTCATTGAGCACGCCCAGGCTGGCGAAAAACACCGCGACTTTTTGCAGATACGACAGGCTCTCACCGTAGGCAATACGCCCGGTCAGCACCATCGCCAGTGGCAGCAGGAAGTAGCCCAGCGAAACATCGAGGCTGTAGCCGTTGAGCGGCGCCCACATGAACAGCCACAATTGCACACCGAGCAGGGCCGCCGAAACGATCAGGCCTGCGATCAATTTCGGCTTTGCCGCCATCAGCCGAACCAGCTCCAGCACCCGCCGCCATTCCCCGGACACCAGCATGAACACGGTCATGCACGGAACGGTCAGTAGCATCCGCCAGCCAAAGATCTCCACGCCACTCAACGGCGTGAGCAACGAAGTGTAGTAATACATGACGGCAAACAGCACCGAGGCTGAAACCGATAGAGCGATACCTTTAGACAAACTGTCCTCGCGGGTTGATGGTCAAACGGGGCGCGAAGGATACGTGGTTTTTGTGCTGAATATTGGCCAAGTGGTCAATATTCCCCACATCCTGAAGATAAGCACAAAACCTGTGGGAGCGAGCCTGCTCGCGAAAGCGGTGTGCCAGACAACGCAGATGTTGAATGTGCCGGCCTCTTCGCGAGCAGGCTCGCTCTACAATGGATTTGTATTGCGCCCCCAATCTGCTTACTTCAAGCCGAACGCGGTTTACGCCCAGACACAAAATGACTCACATCGTTGAACCCGGGTGTCGATGAATGCCCCGGTGTTACCAGCGAATCGATAAACGCCTCATCCTCAGCCGTAATCTTCACCGTTTGCGCCAGGGTGTACGCATCCCATTGCGCCTCAGTGCGCGGCCCGACAATCGCCGATGTGACCGCGCCGTTGTTCAACACCCAGGCAATCGCAAACTCGACCATGCCGACCCCGCGTTGCTCAGTGTATTGCTGAATCTGCTGGGCAATGCGCAGCGACTCCACGCGCCACTCGGTTTCCAGAATGCGCTTGTCCTGACGCCCGGCGCGGCTGTTCGCGTCCGGTGTCGCGTCCGGCGCGTACTTGCCACTGAGCACGCCACGGGCCAGCGGACTGTAAGGCACCACGCCAAGGCCATAGGTTTGCGCGGCCGTGATCTGTTCGGTCTCGGCCTGACGGTTGACGATGTTGTACAACGGCTGACTGATCACCGGACGGTCAACGCCGAGTTTATCGGCGATGCGAATCACCTCGGCAATCCGCCAGCCGCGATAGTTCGACAAACCCCAATAGCGGATCTTGCCCTGACGAATCAGATCGCCAATCGCCGACACACTCACTTCAAGCGGCGTGTTGTGGTCTTCACGGTGCAGGTAATAGATGTCGAGATAGTCAGTACCGAGCCGGGTCAGACTGGCATCGATGCCATTGAAGATGTGTTTGCGGCTCAAACCGCTGCGATTCGGCACACCGTCCACCGGGCCGAAACCGACCTTGGTCGCCAGCACCCACTCATGCCGATGCCGGGCAATCGCTTCACCGACGATCTCTTCGGAACGGCCGTTGGTGTAGACGTCGGCGGTGTCGATGAAATTGATTCCCTGATCCCAGGCCTTGTTGATGATGCGCAGTGAATCTTCGGCGCTGGTCTGCTCGCCAAACATCATCGTGCCGAGGGTGAGGGTGGACACCTGTAACCCTGAGTGACCGAGTGTGCGAAAGCTCATGCCGAAATCCTTTTGTCGGTGGGAAAGGGTTAATCAAATACCAGAAGCGTGCGATGCGGCAAAGTGAATTATTGGCTCAATTCTGCGCAACGTTCTTGCAGAAACGCCTGCAACACCCTGACCCGTTCAGACACTTGAACCCGATGCGGACACAGCAAATTGAACGGCACGTTTTCACCTTGCCAATCATCGAACAACGTTACCAAGCGCCCGGCGCGGACGTCTTGGGCAATGTCGAGCCAAGCCTTGTACGCGATGCCATGCCCGGCCAGCGCCCAGCGGCGGGCGACTTCACCGTCGTCGCTGAGGTAGTCGCCGTGGACTTCCACTTCCTGCGTTTCAGCGCCGCGACTGAAGCGCCAGCTGTTGTAGGGCCGGCCATTGCGCAGGTAGAGCAGGGCGCTGTGCCCGGACAATTCACCGGGATGTTGCGGGGTGCCATGGCGCGCCAGATAGTCAGGGCTGGCGCAGGCGACGCGGCGGTGTTGCGGCAGAATCGGCAATGCTACCAGCGTCGAATCGCTCGGTACGCCAAAGCGCAGCGCTACATCGACGGTCTCGCGAAACAGATCGGCGTGCCGGTCGTTGAGCAACAATTGCAGTTGAATGTTCGGATGTTCACGCTTGAAATCGTCGAGCCACGGTAACAACACATTGCGCCCGAAGTCCGACGGCGCAGCCATTTGCAACACGCCGCTCAGCCCTTCGCTTTGCTGCTTGAGTGCCTGTTCGCCCTCGGCTAGCGCCGCCAGTGCCAGGCGCACGCTTTCAAGATAACGCCGACCTTCTTCAGTCAGACGAATGCTGCGGGTGGAGCGTGCGAACAAACGGATACCGAGGCGGGTTTCCAAGCGTTTCAACGCAATACTGGCGGCGGCTGGCGTCAGCTCCAGCGCGCGAGCAGCGGCGGAAATGCTGCCAGCATCGGCGACACGAACGAAGATCTCCAGATCGAGAATCGAGCTCATTGCTAAAAATCCTTTAAAGATCTTTGCTTTTTTGCGGGATTTTTTCGTGATTGGCAAGGTTGGATACTGCAATCAATCAACTATCGCAGGAGAGGCGCATGAGCTGGACATTCGATCATCTGGCGTTCAATACCGCTGACGGGCAGACCTTGCAGGAAGATTTCGCCAAGTTGCTCGGGTTGAAGCCGGGCCGTCGGCCGCCGTTTCCGTTCCCCGGGCGTTGGCTGTATCAGGATGAACACGCCGTGGTGCATGTGATTGAGCGGCCGTTGCCCGATGACACGGAATTGAGCCACATCGCGTTTCGTACCGATGAGCCGGCGGAAACGGTGTTGCAGCGGGTGCGTGACAGTGGATTGCCGTATCAACTGGCGCAGGTGCCGGGTGAGGGGATTGCGCAGATTTTCGTGCAGATGCCGGGTGGTCTGGTGATTGAGCTGGACGCCAAAGCACAGCCCTCACCCTAACCCTCTCCCAGAGGGAGAGGGGACTGACCGAGGTGTTTGAACGAGGTACACCGACGTGCAATACCGAGTCGAACTCAAGTCTTGAAAAGCACCAAAATCGGCTCCCTTCTCCCGAGTCGAACTCAGGTCTTGAAAAGCACCAAAATCGGCTCCCTTTTCCCGAGTCGAACTCAACTCTTGAAGAGCACTGCAATCGGCTCCCTTTCCCCCTCGCCCCCCTGGGGGAGAGGGCTGGGGTGAGGGGGAAAAGATCTACAGAACACCACAAAACCCAAGTCGAAACCCCAATAAAAAACGGCCCAGAAAAGGGCCGTTCTCCTGTGCATCAAAACCTCAAGCCCGCAACGTCCGCGTCATGCGCAACGCCAGCAAACTCCCGCCAACAATCACCCCCGCCAGCAAATACAACGCCGCATCGGTCGAACCGGTGCTGTCCTTGACCCAACCCACCAGATAAGGGCTCAGGAACCCGGCCATCTGCCCCATCGAGTTGATCAACGCCAGCCCACCGGCCGCAGCGCCGGCACTCAACATCGCCGTCGGCACCGGCCAGAACATCGGCAGGCCAGTCAGCGCACCCATCGTGGCAATGGTCAGACCGAGAATCGCAATCGCCGGGTTAGCCGCGAAGTTCACCGCAATCACCAGACCGATCGCGCCCATCAGCATCGGTACCACCAAATGCCAGCGACGTTCTTTACGAAGGTCCGCCGAACGCCCGACCACCAGCATGAACACCGCCGCCAGCAGATACGGAATCGCACTCAGCCAACCGATCACCAGGTTATCGCTGAAGCCGAGGTTCTTGATGATCGACGGCAACCAGAAGTTGATCGCGTACACGCCGCTCTGGATGCAGAAGTAGATCAGACCAAACGCCCAGATCGCCGGGTTCTTGAACACCGCCAGCAGCGAGTCGGAAGTGGTTTTCGGCTTGTTCGCCAGGTCTTCAGCCTGATCCGCCTCCAGCACCGCGCGCTCATGCGGGCTCAACCATTTGGCGTTGGCGAAGCTGTCGCTCAGCAGGAAATAGGCGAGGGCGCCGAGGATCACCGTCGGAATACCCTGCAGCAGGAACATCCACTGCCAGCCGGCCAAACCACCCTGGCCCGCCGCGAAGTGATTGAGAATCCAGCCAGAGAACGGGCTGCCGAGCAAACCGGACACCGGGATCGCCGACATGAACAGCGCCATGATCCGGCCACGGCGGAAGGTTGGGAACCACTGCGAGAGGTACAGCACGACACCTGGGAAGAACCCGGCTTCGGCCGCACCGGTGAACAGCCGCAGGGTGTAGAACTCGGTCGGGGTGGTGACGAACAACAGGCAGGTCGACAGCGTGCCCCAGGTGATCATCATCACGGCGATCCAGCGCCGTGGGCCGAATCGGGTCAATGCGAGGTTGCTCGGCACGCCGCACAGCACGTAGCCGATGAAGAAGATACCGGCACCGAGGCCGTACACGGTTTCGCTGAATTTCAGGGCGTCGAGCATCTGCAGTTTGGCAAATCCAACGTTGACCCGGTCGAGGTAGTTGAACAAGTAGCAGATGAAAATGAAGGGGATCAAACGCAGGGTGATGCGTTTGTAGACGGCGTTTTTATCGTCATCGATGGTCTGGGTAGCTGCGGCGCTCTGCGACATAGCGGCTCTCTCTTTATTATGATTTTTTGCGATGCAAAGGGTAACGTTGATCGCCCCGAGAGTCTCGGTCACCTTTGGCCGGATTGTCTTTGTGCCTGAGCACAGGGTTTGCCGCCAGACCCTGTGCGGGTGAACAACCGACTGCCGCGTTTTTCAAGGATCTTGCCCATCATGTTTGAACTCGATCACGACCTCGCCCAGGACATCGTCGACCGGGCCATGGCCATTTTGCCGTACAACGTCAACGTCATGGACAGCCAGGGGCTGATTCTCGGCAGCGGTGAACCGGAGCGCATCAACACCCGTCACGAGGGTGCGCAACTGGTGCTGGCCAACGGTCGCGTGGTAGAGATCGACGCGCAGACCGCCGTGCATTTGAAAGGTGTGCAGCCGGGCATCAACCTGCCGCTGTTGCTCGATCAGCGCTTGATCGGTGTACTCGGCATCACCGGCGAACCGGAGCAGTTGCGCACTTATGCCGAACTGGTGCGCATGACCGCCGAAATGCTCGTCGGCCAGCGCAATCAGCAGGCCGAGCAGCAATGGCGGCGCCAGCGTTGCGATGATCTGCTGGCGTTGCTGTTGAGCGAGGCGGGGGACTCGCCGCGACTGGTCGATGAGGCACAGCAGCTCGGGCTTAAACCGCAATTGACGCGGGTGCCGTATCTGTTCGAGCTGGGCCTTGAACATGGACCGGGGCAAACCGTCGAGGCGCTGAGTGCCTGGCTGATGTCGCGTTATCCCGATAGCTGGTGCGTGAGTTCGGCGAAGTCATCGCTGCTGTGGTGTCGACCGGCAAGTCAGCACCTCGAGCATGATCGCTTGCTGGAAAAACTCGACGGCCTCGGCTGGAAGATTCTGCGCATCGCCGTGGGCGGGCAGGCCGATGGATTGGCGGGGCTGCGCCGTTGCTATCGGCGTGTGGGCGACTTGCTCGCCTATGGCCGGGAAGTGTTGCCGCATTCGCGATTGCTGACGCTGAACCGCTATCGCTTGCCGGTGATGCTGTGGCGCCATCGCAATGACGATGCGCTGGACGAATTGCTCAAACCGCTACGCAAGGTGATCGCCAAGGACGGCAACGGCCAGTTGCTGGCGACGTTGCGCAGTTGGTGCGAGCACGATGGCCAGAGTCAGGCCTGTGCCGATGCGTTGGGGATTCATCGCAACAGTTTGCGTTATCGGATGGAGCGGATTGCTGAACTGAGTGGGGTTGATCCGTTGCGGCTCGATGGGATGCTGGCGCTGTATCTCGGGGTGCAGCTTCTACCCCAGACAGATCTGTCGGCATGAAATGTTCTTCAGGACGCCTTCGCGAGCAAGCTCGCTCCCACAGGGGAATGCATTTCAAATGTGGGAGCGAGCTTGCTCGCGAAGGCGGCGGAACATTCAACATCAGATCTTTTGTGAAAATGAACAATAAACGCCCCCGCCACTTGTGCAGCGGACAGGCGTCAATACGCAGGCCGACTGGCAGCATGAGGGGCATTGCAACTGGAGAATTCGCATGAAGATCGTCATCGCCCCCGACTCGTTCAAGGACAGCCTGAGTGCCCAAGGCGTCGCTGAAGCCATTGCCCTTGGCCTGGCCCAGGTCTGGCCGCAGGCCACACTGGTCAAATGCCCGATGGCCGATGGCGGCGAAGGCACGGTCGAATCGATCCTCGCCGCCTGCGAAGGCGAACTGCGCCGCACCCGCGTGCGCGGCCCG from Pseudomonas tensinigenes harbors:
- a CDS encoding LysR family transcriptional regulator; translation: MSSILDLEIFVRVADAGSISAAARALELTPAAASIALKRLETRLGIRLFARSTRSIRLTEEGRRYLESVRLALAALAEGEQALKQQSEGLSGVLQMAAPSDFGRNVLLPWLDDFKREHPNIQLQLLLNDRHADLFRETVDVALRFGVPSDSTLVALPILPQHRRVACASPDYLARHGTPQHPGELSGHSALLYLRNGRPYNSWRFSRGAETQEVEVHGDYLSDDGEVARRWALAGHGIAYKAWLDIAQDVRAGRLVTLFDDWQGENVPFNLLCPHRVQVSERVRVLQAFLQERCAELSQ
- a CDS encoding sugar diacid recognition domain-containing protein; the protein is MFELDHDLAQDIVDRAMAILPYNVNVMDSQGLILGSGEPERINTRHEGAQLVLANGRVVEIDAQTAVHLKGVQPGINLPLLLDQRLIGVLGITGEPEQLRTYAELVRMTAEMLVGQRNQQAEQQWRRQRCDDLLALLLSEAGDSPRLVDEAQQLGLKPQLTRVPYLFELGLEHGPGQTVEALSAWLMSRYPDSWCVSSAKSSLLWCRPASQHLEHDRLLEKLDGLGWKILRIAVGGQADGLAGLRRCYRRVGDLLAYGREVLPHSRLLTLNRYRLPVMLWRHRNDDALDELLKPLRKVIAKDGNGQLLATLRSWCEHDGQSQACADALGIHRNSLRYRMERIAELSGVDPLRLDGMLALYLGVQLLPQTDLSA
- a CDS encoding aldo/keto reductase — its product is MSFRTLGHSGLQVSTLTLGTMMFGEQTSAEDSLRIINKAWDQGINFIDTADVYTNGRSEEIVGEAIARHRHEWVLATKVGFGPVDGVPNRSGLSRKHIFNGIDASLTRLGTDYLDIYYLHREDHNTPLEVSVSAIGDLIRQGKIRYWGLSNYRGWRIAEVIRIADKLGVDRPVISQPLYNIVNRQAETEQITAAQTYGLGVVPYSPLARGVLSGKYAPDATPDANSRAGRQDKRILETEWRVESLRIAQQIQQYTEQRGVGMVEFAIAWVLNNGAVTSAIVGPRTEAQWDAYTLAQTVKITAEDEAFIDSLVTPGHSSTPGFNDVSHFVSGRKPRSA
- a CDS encoding MFS transporter; its protein translation is MSQSAAATQTIDDDKNAVYKRITLRLIPFIFICYLFNYLDRVNVGFAKLQMLDALKFSETVYGLGAGIFFIGYVLCGVPSNLALTRFGPRRWIAVMMITWGTLSTCLLFVTTPTEFYTLRLFTGAAEAGFFPGVVLYLSQWFPTFRRGRIMALFMSAIPVSGLLGSPFSGWILNHFAAGQGGLAGWQWMFLLQGIPTVILGALAYFLLSDSFANAKWLSPHERAVLEADQAEDLANKPKTTSDSLLAVFKNPAIWAFGLIYFCIQSGVYAINFWLPSIIKNLGFSDNLVIGWLSAIPYLLAAVFMLVVGRSADLRKERRWHLVVPMLMGAIGLVIAVNFAANPAIAILGLTIATMGALTGLPMFWPVPTAMLSAGAAAGGLALINSMGQMAGFLSPYLVGWVKDSTGSTDAALYLLAGVIVGGSLLALRMTRTLRA
- the rarD gene encoding EamA family transporter RarD, which translates into the protein MSKGIALSVSASVLFAVMYYYTSLLTPLSGVEIFGWRMLLTVPCMTVFMLVSGEWRRVLELVRLMAAKPKLIAGLIVSAALLGVQLWLFMWAPLNGYSLDVSLGYFLLPLAMVLTGRIAYGESLSYLQKVAVFFASLGVLNELYQVGGFSWATLVVVVGYPLYFVLRKFLKTDNLGGLWVDMTLMLPVAYWFVQGGEQGMAVFDQYPGLMWLIPLLGLISASALVVYIIASRLLPFSLFGLLSYVEPVLLLGVALLLGESIKSGEWLTYIPIWLAVVVLVFEGFKHLMRQRRP